In Rhodococcus qingshengii JCM 15477, the sequence TTCGAGAAGGCGATTCGGGACTACCTGCCAGGACAATCCGAACTTGTCCTTGGCCCATCCGCACGGGCCCTCTTCCCCACCCTCGGTCAGCCTGGACTAGTAGTGATCGACCTCAGCCTGATCGACGCACGGAATCTCGAAAGACACTGCTTCCGAGAACGTGAACATCGGCCCGCCGTTCAATCCGGTGAATCGCTGACCGCCGAGTTCGAAGCTGACGGTCATCACCGAGCCTGCCGGCATTCCGGAGGGCGATCCCTCGACGTACCTTTCGATTCCGAGTATCTGCCCGGAACCGAACACCGAGATGTAGAAGTTGGCTGCTTCTTCTGCTTGGTTGTCGAACCACAAACAGGGAGTGATGGAAGGCATGTTCTGTCCTTGTCGGAGAGGTTACGAAACAGGTGTACAGGGTTATAGACCCGACCCGAAACGAAAACTCATCGCCAGGAACTGCTCAAGCGGACAACGCAGATTCGAGCATCGGCCAGGAACGAACGAGTTCGTCGCGCCAGTACGGCCAACCGTGCGTCCCCACCGGCTGAGCGCTGCGGGTGACATCGACTCCGCGATCACGCAACACCTGAGTGATCTGGTCGGTGCACAGGTTCGATCCCAGTTCCATGACCCCGCCGACGACCAGTACCCGGCCCAGGGCAGGAGTATCGAGAGTTTCGTGCGGACCTGGTAGTCCCGATCCCGAGGCGAGATACACCTTGGTGCCGCGCAGCTTGTCGGCATTGGCGAAAATGTCGTGCTCTTGCCAAGCCTCACTGCCGGCCGGACCCCACATCTGCTCCGAACGGGCATTTCCGTTGATCACCACAAGATCGGTCAACGCCTTGCCGAATCCTCCGACGGTTGTGTAGCAGCCGCTGTAGCCCGCGACCACGTCGTACAACCCGGCCGAGCGTTGGGCCAGGATCAGCGCGGCTTCTGCACCCATCGAGATCCCGCCGATTGCGTTGTGCCCGTTGGTGGCGAACCTCGTGTCGATCAGTGGGGGAAGCTCTTTCGTCAGGAACGTCTCCCACTTCAGACGACCGAATTTCGGGTGGTCTTCCTGCCAATCGGTGTACATGGTGCCGGTTCCACCGATGGGGAGTACGACGTTCACATTCTTGTCGGCAAAGAACGGGACGATATCGCCGTTAGCCGGGGCCAACCAGTTGTTCTCTTCGATCTGCCCGGAATTGCCGTCCAGGAGATACAGCGTCCCGCGCGGTTCCGAGCGGTCGGCAGGAAGCAGCACTTTCACCGCCATGGTGCGCCCCATGGCGGGACTCGCGACGTCGAGAAGAACCAAGCGCGAAGACAGTTCGGTGGCACTCGTTATCTTCGGGGTCTCGTCGGCGAGCGCGGTCGAAGGCGGCGCCAGTACTGAAATCAAGGCGAGCGCGCCTACGAGAACGACGCTTCGAAGACTTGCTCGTTGGGGCCTCACACGCCGAGCGACGCGGCGATCATCGGCCACGAGTCGTGTAAGTCGTCTTCCCAGTATCCCCATGAATGCGTTCCTGCCGGCTTGAAGTTGTAGCGAATGTTGTTCATACCCAATGCGTTCGTCCTGTCCGCAAGCTGGGTGGTGCAGTAGTGAGTTGCCGCCTCGATTCCGCCACCGAGAACAAGCTGCAACGCCAAATCTGTGACGTCGTTGTCGATCCGCGGATCGGCAAGTCTGTCGTACGGACCCGGAATTCCGGTTGCGGTTGTGATGTACATCGGGATTCGAGGTAGCTTGTCCGCGTTGACAACCGGATCGTGAGCCGGCCAACCCGGACCATCGTACGGACCCCACATGTTTTCCGCGTCACCCCCACCGACGGCGACCACGAGTTTCACGAAGTCCTGCCCGATGCCCGGACTCGTCATCGCGCACCCGCTGAAGGACCCGACACTCTTGTACAGCGCGGGCGCCGCCATAGCCAGATCCAGTACCGACGTGCCTGCCATCGACAGGCCTGCCAGTGCGTTCTCGCCGGTCGTCCCGAACGTCGAATCAATGACTGGCGGTATTTCTTCCGTCAGGAACGTGGTCCACATGTTGACCCCGTTGTTGTTGCCGGATTTCGCGAGGCCGGGGTCCGGCCGCTCCCAATCGGTGTAATAGCTGAATGCTCCACTGAGAGGGGTGACCACGTTGACGTGCTTGTCCGCGAAGAACTTCGGTGCGTCGGTCCGCACCGACCACGTCGCGTCGTCTTTTCCTCCGTCTACTCCGTTGAGTAGGTAGAGCGTCGGAGCAGGCGTCGAAGTATCAGCCGGCCGCAAGACCTGCAACGGAATGTCGCGCCCCATCGACGGTGAGTGCACCGAGATGTCGACCAGCCTGCTGTCCGCCGACTGAGCGTGACCTGGTGCGGTGAGGAGCTGGAACCCACACACTGCCGTGGCCAACGCCACGAAGACACGGAAAACCGTTCGTAACGCACGAGTCTCGATCATCCGGGTCACTCTCTTCCGCAGCGGAACCTTTCGAACGGTACCGCCTGAAACAGGCAAACCCGACGTGATCGGAAATACTCGATCCGGTCGACACGGAAAGGCTCACGCACCGAGTGCGTGAGCCTTTCTCGTCAGACGACGCTTACTTGGGCGTAACCGTGCCGCCGCTGAGCGTGGTCAGTGCGTCGACGAGACGCTGACCGAGGTTGTTGACGCTTCCGATGGCTTCACCGAGAGATCCCATGAGTTTCCTCCTGCAGTTTGTCGAAATTGAAGTAACTACACCCGGAGCGGGCGTGGCAATGTCGCGCTGAATTAGGGGGTGGGGTCCTTGGAGATGGTCTCTACCGATCCCATGAAGGTCTTGAGCAGACCGTCAGCGCTGAACAGTGATCCCAGGCCCTGAACAACAGCGCCGAGAATTCCTTCCATTGAACCCATGTGAATCTCCTTGAGAGGTCAGAGGTCAGCTGCCAAAAGCACCCGACAGTGCTGTGACAGCTGCGTCACATCTGTAATGTATCCGTGACGTGGGTAACAGTAATCATACGAACGACCAGTTGGCAAAGGATTCCGACAATGGGGTCATTATTTCGACTAATAAGGTCTGCTACTGAAAAAATTCCGGCCAATCGGTCGAATTTGACCAATTCTGTCGCCGCATTGATCAACCGCCCCAAATCCTGCGGTTACCCACCAGTAAACTGAAATCATGTCTAGCGCAACCTCACTCACGCAGGTAGCTAATTTCCGGTGGCACCGCCATCAACTCGACCGAGCGGTTGTCGGTGACGCCGATCACAGCGATTGCAGCATTCTCGATCTCGGGATTCAGAACACCGGACCTGACGGAGCCGCCTGGGCCCTGCGGATCCGCGGCGTCCGCGTCGACGCCACTGAGCTCGCTCTTGCCTGGACGTTGCGCGGAGCCCCCCACTATTACCGTCGGGGCGACCTGCCTGCCGTCGCCGCCGCCACGTCGCCGTTCAG encodes:
- a CDS encoding alpha/beta hydrolase, whose protein sequence is MISVLAPPSTALADETPKITSATELSSRLVLLDVASPAMGRTMAVKVLLPADRSEPRGTLYLLDGNSGQIEENNWLAPANGDIVPFFADKNVNVVLPIGGTGTMYTDWQEDHPKFGRLKWETFLTKELPPLIDTRFATNGHNAIGGISMGAEAALILAQRSAGLYDVVAGYSGCYTTVGGFGKALTDLVVINGNARSEQMWGPAGSEAWQEHDIFANADKLRGTKVYLASGSGLPGPHETLDTPALGRVLVVGGVMELGSNLCTDQITQVLRDRGVDVTRSAQPVGTHGWPYWRDELVRSWPMLESALSA
- a CDS encoding alpha/beta hydrolase; this encodes MIETRALRTVFRVFVALATAVCGFQLLTAPGHAQSADSRLVDISVHSPSMGRDIPLQVLRPADTSTPAPTLYLLNGVDGGKDDATWSVRTDAPKFFADKHVNVVTPLSGAFSYYTDWERPDPGLAKSGNNNGVNMWTTFLTEEIPPVIDSTFGTTGENALAGLSMAGTSVLDLAMAAPALYKSVGSFSGCAMTSPGIGQDFVKLVVAVGGGDAENMWGPYDGPGWPAHDPVVNADKLPRIPMYITTATGIPGPYDRLADPRIDNDVTDLALQLVLGGGIEAATHYCTTQLADRTNALGMNNIRYNFKPAGTHSWGYWEDDLHDSWPMIAASLGV